A DNA window from Niabella yanshanensis contains the following coding sequences:
- a CDS encoding carboxypeptidase-like regulatory domain-containing protein, with translation MKRFFFILLILTAAGLAGVQAQITVKGTVFDSSGTYPVQGVSVLSTNGAGTFTDAMGDYSIRVSETDSIWFSYLNKPTRKFLVRSIKTPYAFNISLQTFITLLPGVKARVKDYKRDSIQNRQDYAKYFDYQKPGLKVSSLSDGSVGFDLNEIINSFRFGRNKRLSMFQNRLISQEQEAFIKHRFSKALIRRITGADNDSTISEFIIYYQPSFLFTSTATDYTFHKYIKDSYERFTAGLMPTPLWLEGATEDDDAVIYRRFNSRP, from the coding sequence TTGAAGCGTTTCTTTTTCATACTACTTATTTTAACAGCTGCGGGGCTGGCAGGCGTGCAGGCGCAGATTACTGTAAAAGGTACTGTGTTTGATAGTTCAGGCACTTACCCTGTTCAGGGAGTTTCGGTTTTATCTACTAACGGAGCAGGTACATTTACTGATGCTATGGGTGACTACAGTATCAGGGTAAGCGAAACAGACTCCATCTGGTTTAGCTATCTTAATAAGCCTACCCGTAAATTCCTGGTACGCAGTATTAAAACTCCCTATGCTTTTAATATTTCGCTGCAAACATTTATTACCTTGTTGCCCGGGGTAAAAGCACGGGTAAAAGATTACAAGCGCGACTCTATTCAAAACCGGCAGGATTATGCCAAATATTTCGATTATCAAAAGCCTGGTTTAAAAGTAAGCTCGTTAAGTGACGGCTCTGTCGGTTTCGATCTGAATGAGATCATTAATTCCTTTCGGTTTGGCCGCAATAAACGTTTATCGATGTTTCAAAACAGGCTGATCAGCCAGGAACAGGAGGCATTTATTAAGCATCGCTTCAGCAAGGCATTGATCAGGCGCATTACCGGGGCCGATAACGACAGTACCATCAGCGAATTTATTATTTATTATCAACCTTCCTTTCTTTTTACTTCTACAGCTACTGACTATACCTTTCATAAATATATTAAAGACTCTTATGAGCGCTTTACAGCTGGTTTGATGCCCACCCCACTCTGGTTGGAAGGGGCTACCGAAGACGATGATGCCGTTATTTACCGGAGGTTTAACAGCAGGCCCTGA
- a CDS encoding alpha-L-arabinofuranosidase C-terminal domain-containing protein has protein sequence MKQLTALFLLCFFTITGKSQRAANRPDSAYLFAYSPERGNARTGLAFAWSNDGISWNAIGPEHYFVYSDYGTWGAQKKMLKPFLFAGDDGTWHLVWSLNANENVLAHAASPDLVYWGRQSYPQTSMGSNVADPVISSSSIGKYVVSWRSNANNANQAFSLATDFKTFASPQKINAGEYINKRVEAMVSGHKQTGTVHKVAFNRVEGLLNAQKNAQYQSTLLAESAATDHQRFAGLKPVDITLTPIRAKSKKISDLLVGAFFEDINYAADGGLYAELVQNRDFEYHPADKKYRDKNWNHQTAWRPGLGTLAIDSVSPVHPNNPHYAVLSYDLGKPVLVNEGFGGIAVKAGEKYDCSAFVRIPSAKAGQLTWRLSDKNGNILGTASMKIPAGTNWKKLSAVITANATVADASLELIFEQQGSIHLDMVSLFPQKTFKNRKNGLRADLAQALADMKPKFLRFPGGCVAHGDGIANIYRWKTTIGPLEARKPMRNMWNYHQTTGLGYYEYFQFCEDMGAEPLPVLAAGVPCQNSSDGGAGQQCGIPMADMDEYVQDILDLIEWANGDAKTTHWGRLRAASGHPKSFNLKYIGIGNEDLITDIFEERFTMIFNAIKKKYPEIKVVGTSGPFYEGTDYVEGWGIARKLGVDMIDEHYYVPPGWFIHNQDYYDKYDRNGSKVYLGEYASHLPGRPNNLETALSEALHLNNLERNGDVVAMSSYAPLFAKEGFTQWNPDLIYFTNTEVKLTPGYYVQHLYGNTPGDEYIPADLQYSGNDAGVIKRISTSIVKNTKTNELIIRAVNLLPVTTHIRLNLDDFSGNSKVQKTILTGNPADRKAKPLTSEIQLQANTPEILPPYSLTVWRIRL, from the coding sequence ATGAAACAATTGACTGCCCTGTTCCTGCTATGTTTTTTTACGATAACAGGTAAAAGCCAGCGGGCTGCCAACCGTCCCGATTCGGCCTATCTTTTTGCCTACTCCCCCGAACGGGGAAATGCCCGCACCGGCCTGGCGTTTGCATGGAGCAACGATGGCATTAGCTGGAATGCGATCGGACCGGAACATTATTTTGTATACAGTGATTACGGTACCTGGGGGGCTCAAAAGAAAATGCTAAAACCATTTCTTTTCGCCGGTGACGACGGAACCTGGCACCTGGTATGGAGCCTGAATGCTAATGAAAATGTATTGGCTCATGCAGCTTCACCCGATTTGGTGTACTGGGGACGCCAGAGTTATCCTCAAACTTCAATGGGCAGTAATGTAGCTGATCCTGTTATTTCATCTTCTTCAATTGGCAAATATGTAGTAAGCTGGCGGAGCAATGCTAATAATGCCAACCAGGCATTTTCCCTGGCAACAGACTTTAAAACATTTGCTTCGCCCCAAAAAATCAATGCAGGAGAGTATATCAATAAACGTGTTGAAGCAATGGTTTCAGGCCACAAACAAACCGGCACAGTGCACAAAGTAGCGTTTAACCGGGTAGAAGGGCTTTTAAACGCACAAAAAAATGCACAATATCAATCGACCCTTTTAGCTGAGTCGGCCGCTACAGACCACCAGCGGTTTGCTGGTCTGAAGCCTGTAGACATTACGCTCACTCCCATTCGGGCAAAAAGCAAAAAGATCAGCGACCTGCTGGTGGGCGCTTTTTTTGAAGATATTAATTATGCTGCCGACGGAGGCTTATATGCTGAGCTGGTACAAAACCGCGATTTTGAATACCATCCTGCTGACAAAAAATACCGCGATAAAAACTGGAACCACCAAACAGCCTGGCGCCCGGGTCTTGGAACTCTGGCAATTGATTCTGTCTCGCCCGTACATCCCAATAACCCGCATTATGCCGTTTTAAGTTACGATCTTGGAAAACCTGTACTAGTCAATGAAGGTTTTGGTGGTATTGCAGTTAAGGCCGGAGAAAAATACGACTGCAGCGCTTTTGTCAGGATCCCTTCTGCAAAAGCCGGCCAGCTTACCTGGAGATTATCAGACAAAAACGGAAATATACTGGGAACTGCCTCCATGAAAATTCCGGCAGGAACCAACTGGAAAAAATTGTCGGCAGTTATAACGGCAAATGCAACGGTTGCTGATGCTTCGCTTGAGTTAATTTTCGAACAACAGGGCAGTATCCATTTAGATATGGTGTCGCTCTTCCCCCAAAAAACATTTAAAAATCGTAAAAACGGGCTAAGGGCGGACCTCGCACAGGCATTAGCAGATATGAAACCCAAATTCTTACGTTTCCCGGGCGGGTGTGTGGCGCACGGAGACGGCATTGCCAATATTTACCGGTGGAAGACGACGATTGGTCCGCTCGAAGCCCGTAAACCCATGCGCAATATGTGGAACTACCACCAGACAACCGGTTTGGGTTATTATGAATATTTCCAGTTTTGTGAGGATATGGGAGCAGAGCCTTTGCCCGTTTTAGCAGCCGGTGTGCCCTGCCAGAACTCTTCCGATGGCGGTGCCGGCCAGCAATGTGGTATCCCTATGGCCGATATGGATGAATATGTACAGGATATCCTCGACCTGATCGAATGGGCGAACGGTGATGCCAAAACCACGCATTGGGGCAGACTTCGTGCCGCATCGGGCCATCCTAAATCCTTTAATTTAAAATACATAGGTATTGGTAACGAGGACCTGATCACCGATATTTTTGAAGAACGGTTCACCATGATCTTTAATGCCATCAAAAAGAAATACCCTGAAATAAAGGTAGTAGGAACCTCCGGGCCGTTTTACGAGGGTACTGATTACGTAGAAGGCTGGGGCATCGCGCGCAAACTGGGTGTGGACATGATTGACGAACATTATTATGTACCCCCGGGTTGGTTTATTCACAACCAGGATTATTATGATAAATACGACCGGAATGGCAGCAAAGTGTACCTGGGCGAATATGCCAGTCATTTACCCGGCAGGCCTAACAACCTGGAAACGGCTCTTTCCGAGGCGCTGCATTTGAACAATCTTGAGCGCAACGGAGATGTAGTTGCCATGTCTTCTTACGCACCTCTTTTTGCAAAAGAAGGTTTCACCCAATGGAATCCGGATCTTATTTATTTTACTAACACCGAAGTAAAACTTACGCCCGGCTACTATGTGCAGCATTTATACGGCAATACACCGGGTGATGAATACATACCCGCTGACCTGCAATATTCCGGTAACGACGCAGGCGTGATCAAACGGATATCCACTTCAATCGTAAAAAATACAAAAACCAATGAGTTAATAATACGCGCAGTTAACCTGTTACCGGTTACTACCCATATCAGGCTCAATTTGGATGATTTTTCAGGCAATAGCAAGGTCCAAAAAACTATATTAACCGGCAACCCGGCAGATCGAAAAGCGAAACCATTAACGAGTGAAATACAATTGCAGGCAAACACGCCCGAAATTTTACCCCCGTATTCACTCACTGTATGGCGTATTAGACTTTGA
- a CDS encoding N-acyl-D-amino-acid deacylase family protein, giving the protein MHHIKLLLFILLSSSLLCRAQSHCDILIKNGKIIDGTGNNWYYGDIAIKDGKIERIGKSLPYTASQTMDAKGLIVAPGFIDVHTHIEGDEAKNPTADNFIYDGVTSVVAGNCGASNIDIGKYLKWIDSLKLSVNVASLIGHNDVRKAVMGRANRDASPEELMQMKALVEKAMKDGAVGISTGLIYIPGTYSKTPEIVALAKIASRYNGVYASHMRDEGDKVTDAINEAITVGREADIPVEISHFKLSGQQNWGRSKETIAMVADAREQGLDVTIDQYPYTASSTSISTLLPDDILADGQDSIVARLKNPAIKKRVIDEMLARLKKRKLKHFSYAVVASYRPDSNYNGKSIEEINLMMGRKHKVKEEAETIIDIMINGGASAVFHGMGEEDVKRIMQYPFNMFASDASIRVFNQGVPHPRGYGTNARVLGKYVREEKVLPLEEAIRKMTSLPAQKFQLRDRGLLKEGMAADIVIFDEKQVADQSTYKNPHAYSKGFHYVLVNGQLTVNREKHMGTRAGKALYH; this is encoded by the coding sequence ATGCACCATATCAAACTTCTTCTTTTCATACTGCTTTCATCTTCGCTTCTTTGCCGGGCACAATCCCATTGTGATATCCTTATCAAAAACGGGAAGATTATTGACGGTACGGGTAACAACTGGTATTACGGGGATATTGCTATAAAAGATGGCAAAATAGAGCGTATAGGTAAATCACTGCCCTATACAGCCAGCCAAACCATGGATGCAAAAGGATTGATTGTCGCTCCCGGCTTTATAGATGTGCATACTCATATTGAAGGAGATGAGGCTAAAAATCCGACCGCTGATAATTTTATTTATGATGGTGTAACCAGCGTTGTTGCCGGTAACTGTGGCGCTTCTAATATAGATATAGGAAAATACCTGAAGTGGATTGACTCTCTCAAACTGTCTGTAAATGTAGCTTCGCTGATCGGGCATAATGATGTACGCAAAGCGGTAATGGGAAGAGCGAACCGCGATGCTTCCCCCGAAGAGCTGATGCAAATGAAGGCGCTGGTGGAAAAAGCGATGAAAGATGGCGCTGTAGGCATTTCTACCGGACTTATTTATATTCCCGGCACTTACTCCAAAACACCCGAAATTGTAGCGCTCGCCAAAATAGCCTCCCGTTACAATGGCGTTTATGCCTCACACATGAGAGACGAGGGAGATAAGGTAACCGATGCCATCAATGAAGCCATTACCGTTGGCAGGGAGGCTGATATACCGGTAGAAATATCTCATTTCAAATTGAGCGGACAGCAGAACTGGGGACGAAGTAAAGAAACCATTGCTATGGTAGCTGATGCCAGGGAACAGGGGCTGGATGTAACCATTGATCAATACCCTTATACTGCCAGCAGCACTTCCATCAGTACTTTATTACCCGATGATATATTAGCGGACGGGCAGGACAGTATTGTGGCCAGGCTTAAAAACCCCGCTATTAAAAAACGGGTGATTGATGAAATGCTGGCCAGATTAAAAAAGAGAAAGCTTAAGCACTTTAGCTATGCGGTGGTGGCCAGCTACCGGCCGGATAGTAATTATAATGGTAAAAGTATAGAAGAGATCAACCTGATGATGGGCCGTAAGCACAAGGTGAAAGAAGAAGCAGAAACGATTATTGATATCATGATCAACGGAGGAGCCAGCGCTGTATTTCACGGGATGGGAGAGGAGGATGTAAAACGCATTATGCAGTACCCTTTTAACATGTTTGCCAGCGACGCCTCTATACGCGTTTTCAACCAGGGCGTACCGCATCCCCGCGGCTATGGCACCAATGCGCGGGTATTAGGTAAATATGTAAGAGAAGAAAAAGTGCTCCCCCTCGAAGAGGCCATCCGGAAAATGACTTCTCTGCCGGCCCAAAAATTCCAGCTAAGAGACCGGGGGCTTTTAAAAGAAGGCATGGCTGCCGATATTGTGATCTTTGATGAAAAACAGGTAGCAGATCAATCCACCTATAAAAACCCGCAT